A portion of the Musa acuminata AAA Group cultivar baxijiao chromosome BXJ1-1, Cavendish_Baxijiao_AAA, whole genome shotgun sequence genome contains these proteins:
- the LOC135677478 gene encoding probable E3 ubiquitin-protein ligase RHC1A: MSRANTHWCYVCSRAVQPLGRDMTCPNCNGGFVQELNELDDRLNPFDYLAVDSNDRHNNQFGIIDAFSALIRQRMGGSSREFDVHGRPSVPMGNGTRFGLEPWLLFRGQLPLHTSNGETELLFNGGTGVGMSRANLGHYFFGSGFEDFIEQLSRNNHHGPPPASQSAIDAMPIVKINQRHLRGDSHCPVCKDKFELGSEAREMPCKHLYHSDCIIPWLVRHNSCPVCRHRLPSQASSHGNHVRSRNQYFGDGSSINSYTTRENGGESQARRNLFSFLWPYGTAITTNSNTNGTGGSSSTAVQEDINQMHYSGWPFDY; this comes from the coding sequence ATGTCAAGAGCAAATACACATTGGTGTTATGTTTGCAGTCGAGCAGTTCAGCCACTTGGAAGGGACATGACCTGCCCCAACTGTAATGGAGGCTTTGTGCAAGAACTGAATGAGCTAGACGATAGACTGAACCCATTTGATTATCTTGCAGTGGACTCTAATGATCGCCACAACAATCAGTTTGGAATTATCGATGCCTTCTCTGCATTGATAAGGCAAAGAATGGGAGGAAGCAGCAGGGAGTTTGATGTCCATGGTAGACCCAGTGTTCCCATGGGAAATGGGACAAGATTTGGACTCGAGCCTTGGCTGCTGTTTCGTGGCCAGCTTCCTTTGCATACATCTAACGGAGAGACTGAACTTCTATTTAATGGTGGCACTGGAGTTGGGATGAGTCGTGCTAACTTGGGGCACTACTTTTTTGGTTCTGGATTTGAAGACTTCATCGAACAGCTTAGCAGGAATAACCACCATGGCCCACCACCTGCTTCGCAATCAGCAATTGATGCCATGCCCATCGTGAAGATCAACCAGAGGCATCTTCGAGGTGATTCACACTGTCCAGTTTGCAAAGACAAATTTGAGTTGGGATCTGAAGCACGTGAAATGCCATGTAAGCATTTATATCACTCAGACTGCATCATCCCTTGGTTAGTCCGACACAATTCTTGCCCAGTTTGTCGCCACAGGCTGCCATCCCAAGCCTCCAGTCATGGAAATCATGTACGAAGTAGAAACCAGTATTTTGGTGATGGTTCAAGCATCAACAGTTATACTACTAGGGAAAATGGTGGAGAAAGCCAAGCCAGGAGAAATCTCTTCTCCTTTCTTTGGCCATATGGCACTGCAATCACCACTAACTCTAACACAAATGGGACGGGTGGGAGTAGTTCTACTGCTGTTCAGGAAGATATCAATCAGATGCATTATTCTGGCTGGCCCTTCGACTATTAA